From Bacteroides uniformis:
CCTGCATATTATACTTGGGAAGTATAAAACGCTTGAAGCCAAGTTTCTCTGCTTCTCCGATGCGCTGCTCAATGCGGTTTACCGGGCGTATCTCTCCCGACAGACCTATTTCTCCTGCCATGCACACCTCTGGCTCTATGGCCGTGTCCATGTTGCTGGAGAGGATGGCGCTGATGACGGCAAGGTCTATTGCCGGGTCGTTCACTTTCAATCCGCCGGCAATATTGAGAAATACATCTTTCTGTGCCAGTTTGAAGCCTACACGTTTTTCCAATACGGCCAGCAGCATATTCATGCGGCGGATGTCGAACCCTGTGGCAGAGCGTTGTGGGTTACCATATACGGCACTGCTGACCAATGCCTGCGTCTCGATGGGGAACGGTCTGATGCCTTCTATCGCGGAGGCGATGGCTATGCCGCTCATACCTTCATGGTCTTGGCTCAGCAGCAGTTCGGATGGGTTGCTCACCTGCCGTAATCCATCTTGCCGCATTTCGTAAATACCCAGTTCGGCAGTGCTTCCGAAGCGGTTCTTGATGCTGCGCAGGATGCGGTACATGTAGTGCTGGTCGCCCTCGAACTGGAGTACGGTATCCACGATATGTTCCAGTACCTTGGGGCCGGCTATGCTTCCTTCCTTATTGATATGCCCGATAAGGATGACCGCCGTATGCGTTTCCTTGGCAAAGCGCAGGATGGAGGCGGAACATTCCCGTACCTGGGCAATACTCCCCGGCGACGATTCAAGGGTTTCGGTAGAAATCGTCTGTATGGAGTCGATGATGACGATGTCCGGGCGGATGTTCTTGATATGGACGTAAATCTGTTCCAGGGAAGTTTCGCACACGATGAGGCAATCACTGGAAGCACTTGTCAAACGGTCGGCACGCAGTTTCAACTGACGGGTACTTTCTTCGCCGGAGACGTAGAGGATACGTTTCTCCGGTATACGGAGTACGGTTTGTAGCACCAGGGTGGATTTCCCGATACCCGGTTCGCCGCCAATTAATACAAGAGAACCTTGTACCAGACCGCCACCCAGTACCCGGTTCAGTTCGGCATCATGGAGATCGATGCGCGGTTCGTCATCGGCTACAATTTCATGGAGGGTTACGGGTTTGGCTTTGGCGGTCTCTATACCCGATACGGGACGTTTGTTCACCACTTCTTTCCGTACCACCTCTTCCACATACGTGTTCCACATTCCGCACGACGGACACTTGCCTACCCATTTGGGAGAGTCTTGTCCGCAGTTGCTGCATACATAAACCGTCTTCTCTTTAGCCATAGTTGTGCATTCTCTTCTAAAATGATTGC
This genomic window contains:
- the radA gene encoding DNA repair protein RadA — its product is MAKEKTVYVCSNCGQDSPKWVGKCPSCGMWNTYVEEVVRKEVVNKRPVSGIETAKAKPVTLHEIVADDEPRIDLHDAELNRVLGGGLVQGSLVLIGGEPGIGKSTLVLQTVLRIPEKRILYVSGEESTRQLKLRADRLTSASSDCLIVCETSLEQIYVHIKNIRPDIVIIDSIQTISTETLESSPGSIAQVRECSASILRFAKETHTAVILIGHINKEGSIAGPKVLEHIVDTVLQFEGDQHYMYRILRSIKNRFGSTAELGIYEMRQDGLRQVSNPSELLLSQDHEGMSGIAIASAIEGIRPFPIETQALVSSAVYGNPQRSATGFDIRRMNMLLAVLEKRVGFKLAQKDVFLNIAGGLKVNDPAIDLAVISAILSSNMDTAIEPEVCMAGEIGLSGEIRPVNRIEQRIGEAEKLGFKRFILPKYNMQGLNTQKIKIELIPVRKVEEAFRALFG